In one Oryza glaberrima chromosome 2, OglaRS2, whole genome shotgun sequence genomic region, the following are encoded:
- the LOC127761920 gene encoding lecithin-cholesterol acyltransferase-like 1, translating to MASIPLVVVQLLLLLLPLPLREHLWSSQHRRNDVDAGELHPIIVLPGVACSDLEARLTEAYRPSAARCGAMKGKGWFPLWKNSSDLSTHRYNECFEEQMSLVYDPVANDYRNFPGVETRVPYFGLVKGYHQKWPFDKPWCLTPLIRALEEMGYRDGDNMHGAPYDFRHVPPVPGQESQVYSRYYKEFMELVEATSKRHRKKKVIILGHSHGGCVALEFVRNTPLAWRKEYIKHLFLVTPTLSAGLLDPVENLATGPHNLFYVPGATELSLRPMWRSFETSIANLPSPAVFGREPIVVTERRNYSAYDMEDLLAAVGFGDGIEPFRRRMVARMNYLEAPMVPLTYINGVGKRTPRQLVYWDGNFDEAPERVYGDGDGIVNLVTMLAFDEEMRRQLGQRGQFKSIKVENASHMGILMDEWALKRVMKEILEVNQDSS from the exons ATGGCATCTATTCCACTGGTGGTAGTacagctgctgctcctgctgcttcCACTTCCCCTCCGAGAGCACCTCTGGTCAAGCCAACACCGGCGAAACGACGTCGATGCCGGCGAGCTCCACCCGATCATCGTGTTGCCCGGGGTGGCCTGCAGCGACCTGGAGGCGCGGCTCACGGAGGCGTaccggccgtcggcggcgaggtgcggcgCGATGAAGGGGAAGGGGTGGTTCCCGCTGTGGAAGAACAGCTCCGACCTCTCTACGCACCGCTACAACGAGTGCTTCGAGGAGCAGATGAGCCTCGTCTACGACCCCGTCGCGAACGACTACCGGAACTTCCCCGGCGTCGAGACCCGCGTCCCCTACTTCGGTCTCGTCAAAGGCTACCATCAGAAGTGGCCTTTTGACAA GCCATGGTGCCTTACACCGCTTATACGAGCCCTGGAAGAGATGGGATACCGTGACGGGGACAACATGCACGGAGCTCCTTACGATTTTCGTCATGTTCCTCCAGTCCCAGGCCAGGAATCCCAAGTCTACTCGCGCTACTACAAGGAGTTCATGGAGCTCGTGGAGGCCACAAGCAAGAGGCATCGCAAGAAGAAGGTCATCATTCTCGGGCACAGCCACGGAGGTTGCGTCGCCCTTGAGTTCGTCCGGAACACCCCGTTGGCGTGGAGAAAGGAGTACATCAAGCACCTCTTCCTGGTCACGCCTACGCTCTCCGCCGGGCTGCTCGACCCGGTGGAGAACCTTGCCACCGGGCCGCACAACCTGTTCTACGTGCCAGGCGCGACGGAGCTGTCGCTGCGGCCAATGTGGAGGAGCTTCGAGACCAGCATCGCCAACCTCCCGTCCCCGGCCGTGTTCGGGCGCGAGCCGATCGTGGTCACCGAGCGGAGGAACTACTCCGCGTACGATATGGAAGATCTCCTTGCCGCCGTCGGTTTCGGCGACGGGATCGAGCCTTTCag GAGACGAATGGTTGCGAGGATGAACTACCTCGAGGCGCCCATGGTGCCGTTGACGTACATCAATGGAGTGGGGAAGAGGACGCCACGGCAATTGGTGTACTGGGACGGTAACTTTGACGAGGCTCCGGAAAGAGTGTATGGTGATGGAGATGGGATAGTTAATCTGGTCACCATGTTAGCGTTCGATGAGGAGATGCGTCGGCAGCTAGGACAGAGGGGGCAATTCAAGTCGATCAAGGTCGAGAACGCTTCCCATATGGGGATTCTTATGGATGAATGGGCGCTAAAGAGGGTCATGAAAGAGATTCTTGAAGTGAATCAGGATTCTTCGTAG
- the LOC127761924 gene encoding lecithin-cholesterol acyltransferase-like 1, translating to MASIPLLRLLLLLLPLPLREHLWPSHHRPNDVSAGAGELHPIFIVPGASCSNLEARLTDAYRPSEPSCGALKGKGWFGLWENSSDLPTHHYNECFKEQMSLVYDPVANDYRNFPGVETRVANFGIARGFRSKNPSHPEWCLAKLIGALEEMGYRDGDNMHGVPYDLRYSAPIPGQASQVYSRHFREFMELVETATEKHHHNKKAIILGHSLGGMVALEFVRNAPSAWRDKHIEHLFLVAPTLSQGFVTTVRNLVSGPRNLVYVADATDLSLRPMWRSFETSIVNVPSPGVFGHEPPIVVTERRNYSAYDVEDLLAAVGFSDGVEPFRRRTVARMNYHEAPMVPLTCINGVGNRTPQQLVYWDGNFDEPPQIVYGEGDDIINLVSMLAFDEDMCRQPGQKGRFKSIKLDNASHGSVLTDEWALRRVMQEILEVNRNSK from the exons ATGGCATCCATTCCACTcctgcggctgctgctcctgctgctccctctcccccttcggGAGCACCTCTGGCCAAGCCACCACCGGCCAAACGATGTcagtgccggcgccggcgagctccacccGATCTTCATTGTGCCTGGGGCCAGCTGCAGCAACCTGGAGGCGCGGCTCACCGACGCATACCGGCCGTCAGAGCCGAGCTGCGGCGCGTTGAAGGGGAAGGGGTGGTTCGGGCTGTGGGAGAACAGCTCGGACCTCCCGACGCACCACTACAACGAGTGCTTCAAGGAGCAGATGAGCCTCGTCTACGACCCCGTCGCGAACGACTATCGGAACTTCCCCGGCGTCGAGACTCGCGTGGCCAACTTCGGCATTGCGAGAGGGTTCCGATCGAAGAACCCTTCACACCC AGAATGGTGCCTTGCGAAGCTTATAGGGGCGCTGGAGGAGATGGGATACCGTGACGGAGACAACATGCACGGGGTTCCTTACGATCTCCGTTACTCTGCTCCAATCCCTGGACAGGCGTCCCAAGTCTACTCACGCCACTTCAGGGAGTTCATGGAGCTCGTGGAGACCGCAACCGAGAAGCATCATCACAACAAGAAGGCCATCATCCTCGGGCATAGCCTCGGAGGAATGGTGGCGCTGGAGTTCGTCAGGAACGCACCGTCGGCGTGGCGAGACAAGCACATCGAGCACCTCTTCCTCGTCGCGCCCACGCTCTCCCAAGGGTTCGTAACCACCGTGAGGAACCTCGTCTCCGGGCCGAGAAATCTCGTCTACGTCGCGGACGCTACGGACCTGTCTCTGAGGCCAATGTGGAGGAGCTTCGAGACGAGCATCGTCAATGTTCCATCTCCCGGGGTGTTTGGGCACGAGCCACCGATCGTGGTCACCGAGCGGAGGAACTACTCCGCGTACGATGTGGAGgatctcctcgccgccgtcggtttCAGCGACGGCGTCGAGCCTTTCAGGAGACGGACGGTCGCGAGGATGAACTACCACGAGGCGCCCATGGTGCCGCTGACGTGCATCAATGGAGTGGGGAACAGGACGCCACAGCAATTGGTGTACTGGGATGGTAACTTCGATGAGCCGCCACAGATAGTGTACGGTGAAGGAGATGATATCATCAATCTGGTTAGCATGTTAGCGTTTGACGAGGACATGTGTCGGCAGCCCGGACAGAAGGGGCGATTCAAGTCGATCAAGCTCGATAATGCTTCTCATGGTTCAGTTCTTACGGATGAATGGGCACTAAGAAGGGTCATGCAAGAGATTCTTGAAGTGAATCGGAATTCTAAGTAG